In Clostridium sp. DL-VIII, the following proteins share a genomic window:
- a CDS encoding MOSC domain-containing protein, translated as MAKVLSINISEKKGVIKTPIKEGIFIEEHGLKDDAHAGKWHRQVSLLAKESIDKMIKMGVDSLEAGKFAENITTEGIVLYELPVGTRLKIGETIQEVTQIGKECHKGCAIKNQVGTCIMPTEGIFTRIIKGGVIREGDSIEILD; from the coding sequence ATGGCTAAAGTATTATCAATAAATATTAGTGAAAAAAAGGGTGTTATAAAAACACCTATAAAGGAAGGAATTTTTATAGAAGAGCATGGCTTAAAAGATGATGCCCATGCTGGAAAATGGCATAGGCAGGTAAGTTTATTAGCTAAGGAAAGCATAGATAAAATGATTAAAATGGGAGTAGATAGCTTAGAAGCTGGAAAATTTGCAGAAAATATAACAACTGAAGGTATTGTTCTTTATGAATTGCCTGTTGGGACAAGATTAAAAATAGGAGAAACAATTCAAGAAGTGACACAAATAGGAAAAGAGTGCCATAAAGGCTGCGCTATAAAAAATCAAGTTGGCACGTGTATTATGCCAACAGAAGGAATTTTCACAAGAATAATAAAAGGCGGAGTTATTAGAGAAGGAGATTCTATAGAAATTTTAGATTAA
- the moaC gene encoding cyclic pyranopterin monophosphate synthase MoaC, with translation MEFTHFNEKGRAHMVNVSEKDETKRVAIARGLIKMKKETVDLIKDGLIKKGDVLSVAQIGGIMGVKKTSDLIPMCHNIFITGSDINFNIGEEEIEIEATVSTVGKTGVEMEALTAVTTAALTIYDMCKAVDKDMVIENVRLIKKTGGKSGEYIREI, from the coding sequence ATGGAATTTACTCATTTTAATGAAAAAGGAAGAGCTCATATGGTAAATGTGAGTGAAAAGGACGAGACAAAGAGAGTTGCTATTGCAAGAGGATTAATTAAAATGAAAAAGGAAACTGTAGATTTGATAAAAGATGGCCTTATTAAAAAAGGTGATGTTTTATCAGTTGCTCAAATTGGTGGAATAATGGGCGTAAAAAAGACCTCGGATTTAATTCCTATGTGCCATAATATTTTTATTACAGGATCTGATATAAATTTTAATATAGGTGAAGAAGAAATAGAAATTGAAGCAACAGTTTCAACAGTTGGGAAAACAGGCGTTGAAATGGAAGCATTAACAGCTGTAACAACTGCAGCCCTTACTATATATGATATGTGCAAGGCTGTTGATAAGGATATGGTAATAGAAAATGTTAGATTAATAAAGAAGACCGGCGGAAAAAGCGGAGAATACATAAGGGAGATTTAG
- the moaA gene encoding GTP 3',8-cyclase MoaA: protein MFDSYGRKINYLRISVTDLCNLRCKYCMPEKGIDKMWHKEILTLEEIEAITQSFVELGVDKVRITGGEPLVRKNILKLIDGIGKIGGVKDLAMTTNGILLKDYAKDLKNAGLNRLNISLDTLNEEKYSQITKVGKIKDVLQGIEAAKNSGLTPIKLNVVLIKDFNENEIEDFINLTKYEDIEIRFIELMPIGTLKHWSSNKYISNDTVLEKMSELIEIESADISSPARYYKLPNSKGKVGLINPISCKFCGNCNRIRLTADGKLKSCLHSNSEVDLKKLLREGKDIKTVITDTIKSKPKEHELENGNYINREMTAIGG from the coding sequence ATGTTTGATTCATATGGCAGAAAAATAAATTACCTGAGAATATCAGTTACAGATTTGTGTAATTTAAGATGCAAATATTGCATGCCTGAAAAAGGAATAGATAAGATGTGGCATAAAGAGATTCTAACTTTAGAAGAAATAGAAGCCATTACTCAAAGTTTTGTTGAATTAGGTGTAGATAAAGTTAGGATAACTGGGGGAGAGCCGTTAGTAAGAAAAAATATTTTAAAGTTAATTGATGGTATAGGTAAAATAGGAGGAGTTAAGGATTTAGCCATGACTACCAATGGAATTCTCTTAAAAGATTATGCTAAAGATTTAAAAAATGCAGGTCTTAATAGACTTAATATAAGCTTAGATACTTTAAATGAAGAAAAATATTCACAGATAACTAAGGTAGGGAAGATCAAAGATGTACTTCAAGGTATTGAAGCAGCTAAAAATAGTGGGCTTACTCCAATTAAATTAAATGTAGTTTTAATAAAGGACTTTAATGAAAATGAAATAGAAGACTTTATAAATTTAACAAAATATGAGGATATAGAAATAAGATTTATAGAACTTATGCCAATAGGTACTCTAAAGCATTGGTCATCTAATAAATATATTTCTAATGATACAGTTTTAGAAAAGATGTCAGAATTAATAGAAATAGAATCAGCAGATATTTCTTCTCCAGCAAGATATTATAAACTTCCAAATTCAAAGGGAAAAGTCGGGCTTATTAATCCTATATCATGTAAGTTTTGCGGAAATTGCAATAGAATAAGATTAACGGCAGATGGAAAACTAAAGTCATGCCTTCACTCAAACTCTGAGGTGGATTTAAAGAAATTGCTTAGAGAGGGTAAGGATATAAAGACAGTAATTACTGATACTATTAAAAGCAAACCAAAAGAACATGAATTGGAGAACGGAAATTATATTAATAGAGAAATGACAGCAATTGGAGGTTGA
- a CDS encoding molybdenum cofactor guanylyltransferase, with protein MNVEVFKTAVILAGGKSSRMGFDKQFLRVNEVRVMEKLIHELSKEFEDIIIVTNKPEDYKKDGVRIISDEIKEFGPLSGIHVGIKQSKSRYVYFIACDMPNVNLDYIRYMKKVLTNSKANACIAKREGKLEPFNAFYSVDILPEVEKLITLNKRSIAGLIDIIEPLFIEENVLKKYDYSFDMFMNLNSKEDLKGYNRKNKQEENYV; from the coding sequence ATGAATGTGGAAGTTTTTAAAACAGCAGTAATACTTGCAGGTGGAAAAAGTTCACGAATGGGTTTTGATAAGCAGTTTTTAAGAGTTAATGAAGTGAGAGTTATGGAAAAGTTAATTCATGAACTAAGTAAAGAATTCGAAGATATAATTATTGTCACAAATAAGCCCGAAGATTATAAAAAAGATGGAGTTAGAATAATTAGCGATGAGATAAAAGAATTTGGACCATTATCAGGGATTCATGTGGGGATTAAACAAAGTAAAAGCAGATATGTATACTTTATAGCTTGTGATATGCCGAATGTAAACTTAGATTATATCCGTTATATGAAGAAAGTGCTTACTAATAGTAAAGCAAATGCTTGTATTGCTAAAAGAGAAGGTAAGCTTGAGCCGTTTAATGCTTTTTATTCTGTAGATATATTGCCAGAAGTTGAAAAACTTATAACACTTAATAAAAGATCTATAGCGGGATTAATTGATATTATAGAGCCCCTTTTTATTGAAGAAAATGTTTTAAAAAAATATGATTATTCTTTTGATATGTTTATGAATCTTAACTCAAAAGAAGATTTAAAAGGTTATAATAGAAAGAATAAGCAGGAGGAAAATTATGTTTGA
- a CDS encoding 4Fe-4S dicluster domain-containing protein, which translates to MNNFVIANPKRCIGCRTCEAACVVAHSEENILVQSKDKVNFNPCLKVIKTADVSAPIQCRHCENAPCANACPNGSIINKDGVVLINKDTCIGCKSCAIVCPFGAIDIIVEHKAGEKVIQKGLMCDKDGKLEYKERLVANKCDLCIGRENGPACVEVCPTEALRLVESKIIDKDILEKRKNAAANLVNIV; encoded by the coding sequence ATGAATAATTTTGTTATAGCAAATCCAAAAAGATGTATAGGCTGCAGAACTTGTGAGGCTGCATGTGTTGTTGCACATTCTGAAGAAAACATACTTGTACAAAGTAAGGATAAGGTTAATTTTAATCCTTGCTTAAAAGTTATTAAAACAGCAGATGTAAGTGCTCCAATTCAATGCAGGCATTGTGAAAATGCTCCGTGTGCTAATGCATGTCCAAATGGTTCGATTATAAATAAAGACGGGGTAGTGTTAATAAATAAAGATACATGCATAGGCTGCAAATCTTGTGCAATAGTTTGTCCTTTTGGTGCTATTGATATAATAGTTGAACATAAAGCAGGAGAGAAAGTTATTCAAAAAGGGTTAATGTGCGATAAAGACGGAAAGCTAGAATATAAAGAAAGATTAGTTGCAAATAAATGTGATTTATGTATAGGTAGGGAAAATGGTCCTGCCTGCGTAGAGGTATGTCCTACAGAAGCATTAAGATTGGTTGAATCTAAAATTATAGATAAAGACATTTTGGAAAAGAGAAAAAATGCTGCAGCTAATTTAGTAAATATAGTATAA
- a CDS encoding [FeFe] hydrogenase, group A has translation MDIGFVNIDKELCTGCQQCVEVCPVNAIQGEAGQPQEIDYDVCVSCGQCIQVCNSYAFENRENSHAIEEKRRARGLLESVNEPVFAAFNKGNAAKVKEALHNEELFTIVQCAPAIRVSLGEEFGLKAGSLTAGKMAAALRRLGFNRVYDTNFGADLTIMEEGSELIKRVTKGGKLPMFTSCCPAWVKFMEQSYPELLNHLSSCKSPQQMAGTIFKTYGAKIDKVSPKKIYNVAIMPCTCKQFECDREEMQDSGFKDVDIVITTREFAQLIRDKGIDFKNLKDEEFDLPLGSYTGAGNIFGVTGGVMEAALRSGYEMLTKKSIPNLELNFVRGSEGIRVAEVKLPKITLKVAVVSGLKNVVKILEDIKEGNCEFDFIEVMTCPEGCVSGGGQPKFILDIDRRNGLVSRKKGIYKHDSELEIRKSHENPFIKKLYEEFLIEPLGEKSHHLLHTKFVSRKKEEI, from the coding sequence ATGGATATTGGTTTTGTAAATATTGATAAAGAGTTATGTACTGGGTGTCAGCAATGTGTTGAAGTATGCCCTGTAAATGCAATACAAGGCGAAGCGGGACAACCTCAAGAGATTGATTATGATGTTTGTGTTTCATGTGGACAATGCATACAGGTATGTAATTCTTATGCGTTTGAAAATAGAGAAAACAGCCATGCAATAGAAGAGAAAAGAAGAGCTAGAGGCTTACTTGAAAGTGTAAATGAGCCGGTTTTTGCGGCTTTTAACAAAGGAAATGCAGCTAAAGTGAAGGAGGCTCTACATAATGAAGAATTATTTACTATAGTTCAATGTGCACCAGCTATAAGGGTTTCTTTAGGTGAAGAATTCGGACTTAAAGCTGGAAGTTTAACAGCTGGTAAAATGGCAGCAGCTCTGCGAAGATTAGGTTTTAACAGGGTTTATGATACTAACTTTGGTGCGGATTTAACAATAATGGAAGAAGGCAGTGAGCTTATAAAAAGGGTAACAAAAGGTGGGAAATTGCCGATGTTTACTTCTTGTTGTCCTGCCTGGGTGAAATTTATGGAACAAAGCTATCCAGAGCTTTTAAATCATCTTTCAAGCTGTAAATCGCCACAACAAATGGCTGGAACAATTTTTAAAACCTATGGTGCTAAAATAGATAAGGTTAGTCCTAAGAAAATATATAATGTAGCTATAATGCCATGTACTTGTAAGCAATTTGAATGTGATAGAGAAGAAATGCAGGATAGTGGTTTTAAGGATGTAGATATAGTTATTACTACAAGGGAATTTGCTCAGCTTATAAGAGATAAAGGCATAGATTTTAAAAACTTGAAGGATGAAGAGTTCGATTTACCACTTGGAAGTTATACTGGAGCTGGTAATATTTTTGGAGTAACTGGTGGTGTAATGGAAGCAGCACTTAGAAGCGGCTATGAGATGCTTACAAAGAAATCTATTCCTAATTTAGAGCTTAATTTTGTACGAGGCAGTGAAGGAATTAGGGTTGCAGAAGTGAAATTGCCGAAGATAACACTAAAAGTGGCGGTGGTTTCAGGATTGAAAAATGTAGTTAAAATACTTGAAGATATAAAAGAAGGAAACTGTGAATTTGATTTTATTGAAGTTATGACTTGTCCAGAAGGTTGTGTAAGCGGTGGTGGACAACCTAAGTTTATCTTAGATATAGATAGAAGAAATGGTTTGGTGAGCAGAAAAAAAGGTATCTATAAACATGATTCTGAACTTGAAATAAGAAAGTCTCATGAAAATCCTTTTATAAAAAAATTATATGAGGAGTTTTTAATAGAACCTCTTGGTGAAAAATCCCATCATTTACTACATACAAAGTTTGTTTCGAGAAAAAAGGAGGAAATATAA
- a CDS encoding 4Fe-4S dicluster domain-containing protein, which translates to MENYNSFIVGDANKCVGCKACEIACFKAHNEAVTVGNIETPIISRIHVIKEKDFTVPVQCRHCENAPCAKVCPINAIKNEDNAIIIDEEICIGCKACAVACPFGAIEMGTKYKAGKAVMQNVQKELFEEVLEEKETKVAYKCDLCKEQGEPACVKACPKDALKLFDVIEEKRIRNIRAVSNLNI; encoded by the coding sequence ATGGAAAATTACAATTCTTTCATTGTGGGAGATGCTAATAAGTGCGTTGGGTGTAAGGCTTGTGAAATAGCCTGCTTTAAGGCTCATAATGAAGCAGTCACTGTTGGAAATATAGAGACACCAATAATTTCTAGGATACATGTTATTAAAGAGAAGGACTTTACAGTTCCAGTTCAATGTAGACATTGTGAAAATGCGCCTTGTGCAAAGGTCTGTCCTATAAATGCAATTAAAAATGAAGATAATGCAATAATAATTGATGAAGAAATTTGCATAGGTTGTAAAGCATGTGCAGTAGCTTGCCCGTTTGGAGCTATTGAAATGGGAACTAAGTATAAGGCTGGAAAAGCAGTCATGCAAAATGTACAGAAGGAATTATTTGAAGAAGTCCTAGAAGAGAAAGAAACAAAGGTTGCATATAAATGTGATTTATGTAAAGAACAAGGTGAACCAGCTTGTGTAAAAGCATGTCCTAAAGATGCTCTTAAATTATTCGATGTCATAGAAGAAAAAAGAATAAGAAACATAAGAGCAGTAAGTAACTTAAATATATAA
- the fdhD gene encoding formate dehydrogenase accessory sulfurtransferase FdhD, with amino-acid sequence MEKTLECKVFKIEDGIGKADVDELLVREYPLTIFLNGKKLATLLCSPENLKALSVGFLRTEGLINTSDDIISFNLNEKKGIAEVETKNKDAARESFFSKKIDLESIKDQSVDGIDNFLDSLNCKPVESDAKMYTEKIFEFMRTNLDYSDVFKNTGGVHCVALCDSNEMLVVYEDVARHNALDKVIGESLMKGIFLKDKAVILSGRVSLEMILKAAKLEIPIIISKSAPTSLSVALAKRLNITLVGFVRGNKMNIYANGYRIVDTNKKSEF; translated from the coding sequence ATGGAAAAAACATTAGAATGTAAAGTTTTTAAAATAGAAGACGGTATTGGGAAAGCAGATGTAGATGAACTTTTAGTTAGGGAATACCCGCTAACAATTTTTCTTAATGGAAAAAAATTAGCTACACTTTTATGTAGTCCAGAAAACTTAAAAGCATTGTCAGTTGGTTTTTTAAGAACAGAAGGTTTAATAAATACTAGTGATGATATAATATCTTTTAATTTAAATGAAAAAAAGGGAATTGCAGAGGTTGAGACTAAAAATAAAGATGCTGCTCGTGAAAGCTTTTTCTCTAAGAAAATTGATTTAGAAAGTATAAAGGATCAGTCAGTTGATGGAATTGATAATTTCTTAGATTCCTTAAACTGTAAGCCTGTTGAAAGTGATGCTAAAATGTATACTGAAAAAATATTTGAATTTATGAGAACAAATTTAGATTATTCCGATGTTTTTAAAAACACAGGAGGAGTTCACTGCGTTGCATTATGTGATAGCAATGAAATGCTTGTAGTGTATGAAGATGTAGCTAGACATAATGCATTGGACAAGGTTATTGGAGAATCACTGATGAAAGGAATATTCCTTAAGGATAAAGCGGTTATACTTAGCGGAAGAGTATCTCTTGAAATGATACTAAAGGCAGCTAAGCTGGAAATACCAATAATTATATCTAAATCAGCACCTACAAGTCTTTCTGTGGCCCTTGCCAAAAGATTAAATATTACTTTAGTTGGATTTGTAAGAGGCAATAAAATGAATATATATGCTAATGGATATAGAATTGTAGATACTAATAAAAAATCAGAATTCTAG
- the mobB gene encoding molybdopterin-guanine dinucleotide biosynthesis protein B produces MENLSLNKLSEIKVISIVATKSETGKTTLIEALIPIFKEKNYNIGVLKHDAHNFEIDKEGKDSYRFVKAGADKMVISSKEKIAMIEKTKEEKDLEEILELFVDMDLVIIEGYKNNGYPKIEVHRKEVDSKLLCENESLDRTKFLAIATDEKLSLDIEQLDINDVNRIAEFIEDKVIKEK; encoded by the coding sequence GTGGAAAATTTATCTTTAAATAAATTAAGTGAGATTAAAGTAATATCTATAGTTGCAACTAAATCTGAAACAGGCAAGACAACATTAATAGAAGCATTAATACCTATATTCAAAGAAAAAAACTATAACATAGGAGTCTTAAAACACGATGCTCATAATTTTGAAATTGATAAAGAGGGAAAAGACAGTTATAGATTTGTAAAAGCTGGAGCAGACAAAATGGTTATTTCATCAAAAGAAAAAATAGCTATGATAGAAAAAACTAAGGAAGAAAAAGATCTTGAAGAAATACTAGAACTATTTGTAGATATGGATTTGGTAATCATAGAGGGATATAAAAATAATGGATACCCTAAAATAGAAGTTCATAGAAAAGAAGTTGATTCAAAGCTTCTATGTGAAAATGAAAGTTTAGATAGAACGAAATTTTTAGCAATAGCTACTGATGAAAAGCTAAGTTTAGACATAGAACAATTGGATATTAATGATGTGAATAGGATAGCTGAATTTATTGAAGATAAAGTTATAAAGGAGAAATAA
- the glp gene encoding gephyrin-like molybdotransferase Glp, whose translation MISVEEALRIILEESKVLEDEEKEILSCLNKVLAEDINSRDNLPPFDKSAMDGYAIKSEDTDLYEDGVSIQLEIVDLIKAGESSDKELSNGQAMKIMTGAPVPKGANAVIQIEKVEVREDILYISEKVKNGCNVIKLGEEIKVGDIALRKGTLIRPTEIGVLASLGYSKIKVHRNPVVSILTTGDELVDIDETPKFGQIRNSNEYSLKALIKNLGLEALSLGIVEDKKDTLKSKIKEALEKSDVVITSGGASVGDFDFVEQVLKEINADIKFQSVAIKPGKPISFAVIDKKLFFSLPGNPLSAITTFEEFVKPACDKMLGKNMDSDNTFPVILAEDFKEKEGRSKYIYVKIKAENGKLYAYKAGSQSSNQLITMSKANGIIIMPEGIGYKKAGEVLSGKFIFK comes from the coding sequence ATGATTAGTGTAGAAGAAGCTTTAAGAATAATTTTGGAAGAGTCTAAGGTTTTAGAAGATGAAGAAAAGGAAATTTTATCTTGTTTAAATAAAGTACTAGCAGAAGATATAAATTCTAGAGACAATCTTCCACCCTTTGATAAATCAGCTATGGATGGATATGCCATAAAAAGTGAGGACACGGATTTATATGAAGATGGAGTTTCAATACAGCTTGAGATAGTTGATCTTATAAAAGCTGGGGAGTCTAGTGATAAAGAATTAAGTAATGGGCAAGCCATGAAGATAATGACAGGAGCGCCAGTGCCTAAAGGTGCAAATGCAGTAATACAAATTGAAAAAGTAGAGGTTCGTGAGGATATTCTTTATATTTCTGAGAAAGTTAAAAATGGATGCAATGTAATAAAACTTGGTGAAGAAATTAAAGTAGGAGATATTGCTTTAAGAAAAGGAACGCTGATTAGGCCAACTGAAATTGGAGTTTTAGCTTCTTTAGGCTATAGCAAAATTAAAGTTCATAGAAATCCAGTAGTATCAATACTTACAACGGGAGATGAACTTGTAGATATAGATGAAACTCCTAAGTTTGGGCAAATAAGAAATAGCAATGAATATTCGCTAAAAGCATTAATTAAGAATTTAGGCTTAGAAGCTTTATCCCTAGGAATTGTAGAAGATAAAAAGGATACTTTAAAAAGTAAAATTAAAGAAGCATTAGAAAAATCAGATGTAGTTATAACTTCAGGTGGTGCGTCAGTTGGAGATTTTGATTTTGTAGAACAAGTATTAAAGGAAATAAATGCTGATATAAAATTTCAATCTGTAGCTATAAAACCAGGAAAGCCAATAAGTTTTGCAGTTATTGATAAAAAACTATTTTTTAGCTTACCAGGCAATCCATTATCTGCAATAACTACCTTTGAAGAATTCGTAAAGCCAGCTTGTGACAAAATGCTTGGTAAAAACATGGATAGTGATAATACTTTCCCAGTTATACTAGCTGAAGACTTTAAGGAAAAAGAAGGCAGAAGTAAGTACATATATGTAAAGATAAAAGCTGAGAACGGAAAGCTATACGCATATAAGGCCGGATCTCAAAGTTCTAACCAGTTAATTACTATGAGTAAGGCAAATGGAATAATAATAATGCCAGAAGGAATTGGATATAAAAAGGCAGGGGAAGTTTTAAGTGGAAAATTTATCTTTAAATAA
- the fdhF gene encoding formate dehydrogenase subunit alpha, which yields MEKKVLTVCPYCGSGCNLYLVVEDGKIVRAEPANGDNNEGKLCLKGYYGWDFLNDPQILTSRIKKPMIRKNGELEEVSWDEAIKFTAENLMKIKAKYGPDAIMGTGSARGPGNEPNYVMQKFMRAVIGTNNIDHCARVCHGPSVAGLTYSLGDGAMSNSIPEIEDSDVLFIFGYNPAETHPIVARRIVKAKEKGAKVIVTDPRKTDVVRLSDLWLQLKGGTNMALVNAFGNVLINEDLYDHDYVEKYTEDFEKYKAEVEKYTPEYAEEITGVKADYIRKAMRTYAKAKNATILYGMGVCQFSQAVDVVRGLASIALLTGNFARPSVGIGPVRGQNNVQGTCDMGTIPNNYPGYQLVTDKKVQEKFEKAWGVKLSDKNGYFLTQVPELVLKEDKIKAYYIFGEDPVQSDPNAAELREALDKIEFIVVQDIFMNKTALHADVILPSTSWGEHDGVYSSADRGFQRIRKAVEPLGDVKTDWEIISAVATAMGYPMNYKNTEEIWDEMRSLCPKFAGASYKKIEEQGIVRWPCPTEDHKGTSYLYEGNKFTTPSGKGRLFACEWRPPVELTDEEYPLSLSTVREVGHYSVRTMTGNCRALQKLADEPGFIQMSIEDAEELNIKDQELVRITSRRGSVLSRALITERVKKGSTFMTYQWWIGACNELTNDSLDPISKTPEFKYCAIKVERIEDQKSAEEYIITEYENIRKKMRITSEK from the coding sequence ATGGAAAAGAAAGTGTTAACAGTGTGTCCTTATTGCGGAAGTGGGTGTAATTTATATCTTGTAGTTGAGGATGGAAAGATTGTAAGAGCGGAACCTGCAAATGGTGATAATAATGAAGGAAAATTATGTTTAAAAGGATATTATGGCTGGGATTTCTTAAATGACCCTCAAATATTAACTTCTAGAATTAAAAAGCCTATGATAAGAAAAAATGGAGAGTTAGAGGAAGTTTCATGGGATGAAGCTATTAAATTTACAGCAGAAAATCTTATGAAGATAAAAGCTAAATATGGACCAGATGCAATTATGGGGACAGGCTCAGCTAGAGGTCCAGGAAATGAACCAAACTATGTAATGCAAAAGTTTATGAGAGCAGTTATTGGAACTAACAATATAGATCATTGTGCTAGAGTATGCCATGGACCATCTGTTGCAGGACTTACTTATTCACTAGGTGATGGCGCAATGTCAAATTCTATTCCAGAAATTGAAGATTCAGATGTTTTATTTATATTTGGATATAATCCTGCAGAAACTCATCCTATAGTAGCAAGAAGAATAGTTAAGGCTAAAGAAAAGGGTGCAAAAGTAATTGTGACAGATCCTAGAAAAACAGATGTTGTAAGATTGTCTGATTTATGGCTTCAACTAAAGGGTGGAACTAATATGGCTTTAGTTAATGCCTTTGGAAATGTGTTAATAAATGAAGATTTATATGATCATGATTATGTAGAAAAATATACTGAGGATTTTGAAAAGTATAAAGCAGAAGTAGAAAAATATACTCCAGAATATGCTGAAGAGATAACAGGCGTAAAAGCTGACTATATAAGAAAAGCAATGAGGACTTATGCAAAGGCTAAAAATGCCACAATATTATATGGTATGGGTGTTTGTCAATTCTCACAAGCTGTTGATGTAGTAAGGGGTCTCGCATCTATTGCTCTTTTAACAGGAAACTTTGCAAGACCGAGCGTAGGAATCGGACCAGTTCGTGGACAAAATAATGTACAAGGAACTTGTGACATGGGGACAATCCCTAATAATTATCCAGGATATCAACTTGTAACAGATAAGAAAGTACAAGAAAAATTTGAAAAGGCTTGGGGCGTTAAACTTTCAGATAAAAATGGATATTTCTTAACTCAAGTGCCTGAATTAGTTCTTAAGGAAGATAAAATAAAAGCCTACTATATATTTGGAGAAGATCCAGTTCAAAGTGATCCAAATGCAGCAGAGCTTAGAGAAGCTTTAGATAAAATTGAATTTATAGTGGTGCAAGATATATTTATGAATAAAACAGCCCTTCATGCTGATGTTATTTTACCTTCAACTTCTTGGGGAGAACATGATGGAGTTTATAGTTCAGCAGATAGAGGCTTCCAAAGGATAAGAAAAGCAGTGGAACCTTTAGGGGATGTAAAAACTGATTGGGAAATAATAAGTGCAGTAGCAACAGCTATGGGTTACCCAATGAATTATAAAAATACAGAAGAAATATGGGATGAAATGAGAAGCCTATGTCCTAAGTTTGCAGGAGCAAGCTACAAAAAGATTGAAGAACAAGGAATTGTTAGATGGCCTTGTCCTACAGAAGATCACAAAGGAACTTCTTATTTATATGAAGGAAATAAATTTACGACTCCTAGCGGTAAAGGAAGATTATTTGCTTGCGAATGGAGACCACCAGTTGAATTAACAGATGAAGAATATCCTTTAAGTTTATCAACTGTAAGAGAAGTTGGACATTATTCAGTAAGAACAATGACAGGAAATTGCCGTGCCCTTCAAAAGCTTGCAGATGAACCAGGATTTATACAAATGAGCATTGAAGATGCAGAGGAGTTAAATATAAAAGATCAAGAACTTGTAAGAATAACATCTAGAAGAGGAAGTGTACTATCAAGAGCTCTTATTACTGAAAGAGTTAAAAAAGGTTCTACCTTTATGACATATCAATGGTGGATTGGTGCATGTAATGAGTTAACTAATGATAGTCTTGATCCTATTTCAAAAACTCCTGAATTTAAGTATTGTGCAATTAAGGTTGAAAGAATCGAAGATCAAAAGTCAGCTGAGGAATATATAATAACTGAATATGAAAACATAAGAAAGAAGATGAGAATAACATCTGAAAAATAA
- a CDS encoding Na-translocating system protein MpsC family protein: MSAINLELQERIKKVTVKIIKHYRGIGPEYVKVNSNSPDTITVEIKGILSNLSEILVNEGAVDIVADYWKIMKPHLEKNFLQEVKDILKKDFTYSWKICNIENDNRTVVITIKLID; this comes from the coding sequence ATGAGTGCTATAAATCTTGAATTGCAAGAACGAATTAAAAAAGTTACAGTTAAAATTATAAAACATTACAGAGGTATAGGGCCAGAATATGTTAAGGTAAATAGTAATTCCCCTGATACAATAACTGTAGAGATAAAGGGTATTCTTTCAAATCTTAGCGAAATTTTGGTTAATGAAGGCGCTGTCGATATAGTGGCAGACTATTGGAAGATAATGAAGCCTCATCTTGAAAAAAATTTTCTTCAGGAAGTAAAGGATATATTGAAAAAAGACTTTACTTATAGCTGGAAAATTTGTAATATAGAAAATGATAATAGAACAGTAGTTATAACGATAAAATTAATAGATTAA